From a single Apium graveolens cultivar Ventura chromosome 2, ASM990537v1, whole genome shotgun sequence genomic region:
- the LOC141689834 gene encoding uncharacterized protein LOC141689834: MKSYQDTKRTERHFLVGDKVYLKLQPYRQVTVAIRKKHKLSAKYFGPYEVVEKIGPVAYKLALPANSRVHPVFHVSQLKKAIGDQFKVHQQLPVVNEDGVIELKPLRKLDSRSILRDKKVVYQQLIQWKGCSITWEDEELLQYNFPDFIQQP; encoded by the coding sequence ATGAAGAGTTATCAAGACACTAAGAGGACAGAAAGACACTTTCTAGTGGGTGATAAGGTGTATCTAAAATTGCAACCCTATAGGCAAGTGACTGTGGCCATCAGGAAGAAACACAAGTTATCAGCTAAGTACTTTGGGCCCTATGAGGTGGTGGAAAAAATAGGCCCAGTAGCTTATAAGTTGGCACTCCCTGCTAATTCTAGAGTTCACCCTGTGTTTCATGTGTCACAACTCAAGAAGGCTATAGGAGATCAGTTCAAGGTGCATCAGCAGCTTCCTGTGGTGAATGAAGATGGAGTTATTGAGCTTAAACCTCTGAGAAAATTAGACAGCAGAAGCATTCTAAGGGATAAGAAGGTAGTATACCAACAGCTTATACAGTGGAAGGGATGCAGCATTACATGGGAGGATGAAGAGTTGTTGCAATATAACTTTCCAGATTTTATTCAGCAACCATGA
- the LOC141707440 gene encoding mitochondrial uncoupling protein 1, whose protein sequence is MVGGGNSKSDISLPGTFASSAFAACFAEICTIPLDTAKVRLQLQKKALAGDGVVLPKYNGMLGTVGTIAREEGLSALWKGIVPGLHRQCLFGGLRIGLYEPVKNLYVGENFVGDVPLTKKILAGLTTGALAIAVANPTDLVKVRLQAEGKLAPGVPRRYSGALNAYSTIAKQEGVRALWTGLGPNVARNAIINAAELASYDQVKQTILKIPGFTDNVVTHILSGLGAGFVAVCVGSPVDVVKSRMMGDSTAYKNTLDCFVKTLKNDGPFAFYKGFIPNFGRLGSWNVIMFLTLEQAKKLVKSIEST, encoded by the exons ATGGTGGGCGGTGGCAACTCAAAATCAGACATATCATTACCTGGGACTTTTGCTAGTAGTGCTTTTGCTGCTTGTTTTGCTGAG ATCTGCACGATTCCCTTGGACACTGCTAAGGTTAGGCTTCAACTACAAAAGAAAGCTCTTGCGGGTGATGGAGTAGTTCTACCTAAGTATAATGGCATGTTGGGTACAGTTGGCACAATTGCCAGGGAAGAAGGCCTATCTGCCCTCTGGAAAGGCATTGTACCTGGATTACATCGTCAATGCTTGTTTGGAGGGTTGAGAATTGGATTGTATGAACCT GTGAAGAATCTGTACGTGGGTGAAAATTTTGTTGGGGATGTTCCTTTAACCAAAAAAATACTAGCTGGGCTAACAACTG GTGCCCTTGCTATTGCGGTGGCAAATCCAACTGATCTTGTGAAAGTCCGACTTCAAGCTGAAGGGAAACTGGCACCTGGTGTTCCAAGGAGGTATAGTGGAGCACTGAATGCTTACTCCACAATAGCGAAACAG GAAGGAGTACGTGCTTTATGGACTGGACTTGGGCCCAACGTAGCACGAAATGCTATCATAAATGCAGCTGAGTTAGCTAGTTATGATCAAGTGAAGCAG ACAATTTTGAAGATCCCAGGGTTTACTGACAATGTTGTTACGCATATATTATCTGGACTGGGAGCAGGTTTTGTTGCAGTCTGCGTTGGCTCCCCGGTTGACGTG GTTAAATCAAGAATGATGGGAGATTCCACCGCATACAAAAACACACTTGATTGTTTTGTTAAGACTTTGAAGAATGAT GGACCTTTCGCATTCTATAAGGGCTTCATCCCGAATTTTGGACGTCTTGGATCTTGGAATGTGATCATGTTTTTGACACTGGAACAG GCCAAGAAATTGGTTAAAAGCATCGAGTCAACTTGA
- the LOC141705946 gene encoding uncharacterized protein LOC141705946 — MSEVNIQNEVPVDNDAGAKDTPAEKIDIPVDGVNAQNEVSDNEAVRASSGKIDGSFFEKCDKVEHITNDRNEVSRDDKIADISIGVGVEGGVVDEMSSIR; from the exons ATGTCAGAAGTTAATATTCAGAATGAG GTTCCTGTTGATAATGATGCTGGTGCTAAAGATACTCCAGCTGAAAAAATTGATATCCCTGTAGATGGAGTTAATGCTCAAAATGAG GTTTCAGATAATGAAGCTGTTCGAGCAAGTAGTGGAAAAATTGATGGTTCTTTTTTTGAGAAATGTGATAAGGTCGAACATATAACGAATGACAGAAATGAAGTTTCACGTGACGATAAAATTGCTGACATTTCCATTGGTGTTGGGGTTGAAGGTGGTGTTGTGGATGAAATGTCTTCAATACGTTGA